In Pseudomonas flavescens, the sequence CGTTGAAACTGATGGCCACATCGCCGTTGTTGACCGGCTGGCCGATCACCGCGACGCAGTCGCCAAGGCCGGCAGCGCTGAACTGCGCCAGCACGTCCGGGGTAGCGTCCTGGCGAACCTGGATCAGCGCACCGAGTTCTTCGTTGAACAGAATGGCCGCCAGTTCCTCGCTGCCCTCGGCAAGGCCGTCGAGCTGCAGGTTCAGGCCGCAGTGACCGGCGAAGGCCATTTCCAGCGCACTGACCAGCAGGCCGCCGTCGGAACGGTCATGGTAGGCCAGCAGGTGACCGTCGGCGTTGAGGCCCTGGATCACCGCGAAGAACGCTTTGAGGTCTTCGGCGTCGTCGACGTCCGGCGCCTGACGGCCCAGCTTGCTGTACACCTGGGCGAGGATCGAAGCGCCCATGCGGTTCTGACCACGGCCAAGGTCGATCAGGATCAGATCGGTCTCGCCCTTGTCCATGCGCAGCTCGGGAGTCAGGGTCTTGCGCACATCGGCGACCGGCGCGAAACCGGTAACGATCAGCGACAGTGGTGAGGTCACGCTCTTCTCCGCGCCCTCCTCGCTCCACTTGGTCTTCATCGACATCGAGTCCTTGCCCACCGGAATGGTCAGGCCCAGTTCCGGGCACAGCTCCATACCGACGGCTTTCACCGTGTCGTACAGACGTGCGTCTTCGCCCGGGTGACCCGCGGCGGACATCCAGTTGGCCGACAGTTTGATGTCGGAGAGTTTCTCGATGCGCGAAGCGGCGATATTGGTCAGGGTCTCACCGATCGCCATGCGCCCGGACGCCGGGGCGTCGAGCAGTGCCAGCGGGGTGCGCTCGCCCATGGCCATGGCTTCACCGGTATAGACGTCGAAGCTGGTAGCGGTGACGGCGACGTCGGCCACCGGAACCTGCCACGGGCCGACCATCTGATCTCGGGCGACCAGGCCAGTGATGGTGCGGTCGCCGATGGTGATCAGGAAGCTCTTGCTGGCCACGGCCGGGTGGCGCAATACACGCTCGGCGGCTTCGGTGATGTCCAGGGTGCTCGGATCGAAGTCATCGCCCAGCTCGGCCTCACGGGTTACCGAACGGTGCATGCGCGGCGGCTTGCCGAGCAGCACTTCCAGCGGCATGTCCACCGGCGTGTTGCCGAAATGGCTGTCGGTTACGGTCAGTTGCGGCTCTTCGGTCGCTTCACCGACTACCGCGAACGGGCAGCGCTCGCGCTCGCAGATGGCCTGGAAACGCTCGAAATCGACGGCGCTGACGGCCAATACATAACGTTCCTGGGACTCGTTGCTCCAGATCTCGTGCGGGGCCATGCCCGGCTCGTCGTTGGGCACGTTGCGCAGTTCGAAGCGGCCACCGCGGCCACCATCGTTGACCAGCTCCGGGAAGGCGTTGGAGATACCACCGGCGCCAACGTCATGGATGAAGGCGATGGGGTTCTGGTCGCCCAGTTGCCAGCAGCGGTCGATGACCTCCTGGCAGCGGCGTTCCATTTCCGGGTTCTCGCGCTGTACCGAGGCGAAATCCAGATCGGCCGAGCTGGCGCCGGTGGCGACCGACGAAGCGGCGCCGCCGCCCAGACCGATCAGCATGGCCGGGCCGCCGAGCACGATCAGCTTGGCGCCAACGGTGATCTCGGCTTTCTGCACGTGATCTTCACGGATGTTGCCCATGCCACCGGCAAGCATGATCGGCTTGTGATAACCGCGTACTTCGTCGCCATGGGGAGTGCTGATCGACTGTTCGAAGGTACGGAAATAGCCAGTCAGCGCCGGACGACCGAATTCGTTGTTGAACGCGGCGCCACCCAGTGGGCCTTCGATCATGATGTCCAGCGGCGTGACGATGCGCTCGGGCTTGCCGTAGGCCTGCTCCCACGGCTGCTCGAAGCCGGGGATATTCAGGTTGGAGACGGTGAAACCGGTCAGACCGGCTTTCGGCTTGGCGCCGCGGCCGGTGGCGCCCTCGTCGCGAATCTCGCCGCCGGAACCGGTGGAAGCCCCCGAGAACGGCGAGATGGCCGTCGGGTGGTTGTGGGTTTCCACCTTCATCAGGATATGCACCGGCTCCTGCACCGCGCCGTACTGGCGCGTTTCAGGATTGGGGAAGAAACGCCCGGCGGTGTGGCCGACGATGACCGATGCGTTGTCCTTGTAAGCGGACAGCACGTTTTCGCTGTGCATCTGGTAGGTGTTCTTGATCATGCCGAACAGGGATTTCTCCTGGCTTTCGCCGTCGATGTCCCAACTGGCATTGAAGATCTTGTGGCGGCAGTGCTCGGAGTTGGCCTGGGCGAACATCATCAGTTCGATGTCGTGCGGGTTGCGCTTCAGGCCCTGGAAGGCGCTGACCAGATAATCGATCTCGTCTTCGGCCAGGGCCAGGCCCAGGTCGGTGTTGGCCTTTTCCAGTGCGGCGCGGCCGCCACCGAGGATATCCACGGCGGTCAGCGGCTTGGGCTCAGCATGGCTGAACAGCTTGGCGGCGTCCTGCAGGTTGCTCAGCACCAGTTGGGTCATGCGGTCATGCAGGAGGGCGGCCGCCTGCTGCACATCGGCGTCGCTCAACTCACCCGACACGTAATAGGCGATGCCCCGCTCCAGGCGGCGAATCTTGCCAAGGCCGCAGTTGCGGGCGATGTCGCTGGCCTTGCTCGACCAGGGCGAAATGGTGCCGAAACGCGGGATGGTCAGCAGCAGACGACCACTGGGCTCCTGCACCGGCACACTCGGGCCGTACTTCAGCAAACGGGCCAGCACTTGCTCTT encodes:
- the purL gene encoding phosphoribosylformylglycinamidine synthase, with translation MLILRGAPALSAFRHGKLLEQLTGKVPAVTGLYAEFAHFADVDGALSADEEQVLARLLKYGPSVPVQEPSGRLLLTIPRFGTISPWSSKASDIARNCGLGKIRRLERGIAYYVSGELSDADVQQAAALLHDRMTQLVLSNLQDAAKLFSHAEPKPLTAVDILGGGRAALEKANTDLGLALAEDEIDYLVSAFQGLKRNPHDIELMMFAQANSEHCRHKIFNASWDIDGESQEKSLFGMIKNTYQMHSENVLSAYKDNASVIVGHTAGRFFPNPETRQYGAVQEPVHILMKVETHNHPTAISPFSGASTGSGGEIRDEGATGRGAKPKAGLTGFTVSNLNIPGFEQPWEQAYGKPERIVTPLDIMIEGPLGGAAFNNEFGRPALTGYFRTFEQSISTPHGDEVRGYHKPIMLAGGMGNIREDHVQKAEITVGAKLIVLGGPAMLIGLGGGAASSVATGASSADLDFASVQRENPEMERRCQEVIDRCWQLGDQNPIAFIHDVGAGGISNAFPELVNDGGRGGRFELRNVPNDEPGMAPHEIWSNESQERYVLAVSAVDFERFQAICERERCPFAVVGEATEEPQLTVTDSHFGNTPVDMPLEVLLGKPPRMHRSVTREAELGDDFDPSTLDITEAAERVLRHPAVASKSFLITIGDRTITGLVARDQMVGPWQVPVADVAVTATSFDVYTGEAMAMGERTPLALLDAPASGRMAIGETLTNIAASRIEKLSDIKLSANWMSAAGHPGEDARLYDTVKAVGMELCPELGLTIPVGKDSMSMKTKWSEEGAEKSVTSPLSLIVTGFAPVADVRKTLTPELRMDKGETDLILIDLGRGQNRMGASILAQVYSKLGRQAPDVDDAEDLKAFFAVIQGLNADGHLLAYHDRSDGGLLVSALEMAFAGHCGLNLQLDGLAEGSEELAAILFNEELGALIQVRQDATPDVLAQFSAAGLGDCVAVIGQPVNNGDVAISFNDQPVFTGQRRLLQRQWAETSHRIQRLRDNVDCADQEFDALLEEDNPGLSVKLGFDVNDNIAAPYIKKGVRPQVAVLREQGVNGQVEMAAAFDRAGFAALDVHMSDILAGRVDLNDFKGLVACGGFSYGDVLGAGEGWAKSALFNARARDAFQGFFERKDSFTLGVCNGCQMLSNLHELIPGSEFWPHFVRNRSEQFEARVAMVQVQESASIFLRGMAGSRMPIAIAHGEGHAEFESEEALLEADLSGTIALRFVDNHGKVTESYPANPNGSPRGITGLTSRDGRVTIMMPHPERVFRAVQNSWRPDEWQEDGGWLRMFRNARVWVD